CCCCGCAATTCCTTGCCGGCCGCCGAATCGGGCGCTGAAAGAACAAGCGGCACACCGGAATCGCCGGCCGCCACCAACGCGGGGTCCAGCGGCACCTGTCCGAGCAGGGGCACATCGGCGCCGACCGAACGGGTGAGGCTCTCGGCGACCTGGCGGCCGCCGCCTTCGCCGAAGATCTGCATCGTGGTGCCGTCCGGCATGAGCAGCCCCGACATGTTCTCCACCACGCCGACGATGCGTTGGCGGGTCTGCAGTGCGATCGCCCCGGCGCGTTCGGCCACCTCGGCGGCGGCGAGCTGCGGTGTCGTCACCACCAGGATCTCGGCGCCCGGAACAAGCTGAGCCACCGAGATCGCCACGTCGCCGGTGCCCGGCGGCAGGTCGAGCAGCAGCACATCGAGATCGCCCCAGTACACGTCGGCAAGGAACTGTTGCAGCGCCCGGTGCAGCATCGGTCCCCGCCACACCACCGGTGCGTTGCCCTGGGTGAACTGGGCGATCGAGATGACCTTCACGTCGTGGGCGACCGGCGGCAGGATCATCGACTCGACCTGGGTGGGGCGGTCGTCGGTGCCCATCATGCGCGGCACCGAGTGGCCGTAGATGTCGGCGTCGAGCACGCCGACCGACAAGCCCCGAGACGCCAGCGCCGCGGCCAGGTTGACCGTCACGCTCGACTTGCCGACACCGCCCTTACCGGAGGCGACGGCGTACACCCGGGTCAGCGAGCCGGGCTGGGCGAACGGGATCACCGGTTCGGGCGCATCGCCGCGCAGTTGCTTGCGCAGTTCGGTGCGCTGCTCGTCGTTCATCACATCGAGCGCGACGGTCACCGCCGCGGTGCCCGGCACATCGGCGACGGCCTGGGTCACCCGCTCGGTGATCTCGGTCTTCTTCGGGCACGCGGACGTGGTGAGGTAGATCTCGACGTGCACGGCGCCGTCGTCGGCGACCGAGATGCTCTTGACCATGTTGAGCTCGGTGATCGGCTTGCGCAGTTCGGGATCGATCACTTTGCCCAGCGCAATGCGCACCTGGGTCTGCAGTTCGCTCTTTTCGGACATCAGGGCCGAGTCTAGGTTGTGCGACCCCTGTCAGCGGAAACGGCCTGAGAAGTGACGCGACGTCCGTTCAAGTGCAACCTAGCTGGCCGGGCCCGGCAGCGCACCGTGCACGGCAGGCAGCGGCGCCACCGGCACCTCCGCGACCGGCTCGGGGGCCGGCGGCGGGGGTGGCAACAGCCACGGCGGCTGCCACGGGGGCGGCGGCGCTTCCGGCATCGCCTGAGGCTGGACGGCCACCGGCGGGGGAGCCTGCGAACCGAGGCAGATCACCTGGCACGGCTGCGACGGTAGCTCACTGACCGGGCCGGGCAGCGGGCCGAGCGCCAGCGATCCGGCCGTCTCGGTGTTGTTGATGCTGAGCTGCGCCAGCGGATCGGTCGGCGGCAGGCCGATGGCATTGAGCGGCAGACCCGGGCCCAGGCCCTCCGGGTTCTCCAGGTGGGCGTCCCCGAGAGCGGGTGCCGGTCCGACGATCGGCGGCAGGTTGATCGGTTCCACGCCGGTGGCGTAGGCGGCGGCCCAACCCAGCACGTTCTGGGCGTAGGCCATCGAGTTGTTGTAGCGCAGGATCGCGGTCAGCACCTGCGACTGGTTGCGTAGGTTCAGCCCGCCGCTGCACAGGTAGCGGGCCGCGGCCAACGCCGCGTCGTAGACGTTCTGCGGATCGGCCTTGCCGTCGCCGTCGCCGTCGGCGGCGTAGCGCGACCAGGTGCCGGGCAGGAACTGCATGGGTCCCATCGCCCGCGCATACACCGGGCGGCCCGCCTGGACGGTCTGGACGATGACCTCGTTGCCCGACAGGGTGCCGTCCAGCGTGGGGCCGTAGATCGGGTTGATCGCGGTGCCACGGGCATCGGTGGCGCCGCCGTTGGCGTGCATGGATTCGATGCGGCCGATACCGGCCAGCAGGTTCCAGCTCAGCCCGCAGCCCGGTGCGGCCACGGACATCTTCTGTTCGGCATTGCGGTAGGCGGCCAGCGGAACCGACGGGATGCGCAGGGACCCGATCGAGCTGACCACCATCGCCGGCGGCGGAGCCGACGGGGTGGCCGCGGCGAAGTGAAAGTTGGTGGGCTGCTTGGTCAACGCGACGACGGTGACACCCGAGGTGTCGACTTGCGGTGACACCGCGGCCAGGGGCATGACTTCCTTGCCGACCACCGGCGCGTGCGGTAGGTCGGGGGCTGCGCTGACCGCACCGGCGAGCACGACCGGGGTGAGCACAGCAATTCCGAACGCAGGCTTCCGCACCATCCGGCTGACGCGGTTTCCTATGCCCACTCGTCCGTCCTCAGATCATGCCGCCTGTGTGAACCAAGTCACCATACATATCTTCGTGACCTCAGTGGTATCCAATGGTCACCTTTGTCACTAACTCACCTCGTCGTCGACGGGCTCGACGGCCGATCGGGCCTTCTTCGCTTTGTCCTTCTTGGCCTTGCCGCCGTTTTCGGACTGCAGCGATTCCAGCAGGTCGCGGATCTCCTCGAGTTCGCGGCGAAGGTAGTCGCGGGTGGCGACCTCACCGACGGCCAACCGCAGCGACGCCAGCTCGCGGGCCAGGAACTCGGTGTCGGCTTTGGTCTGCTCAGCGCGCCGGCGATCCTCCTCGAGCGAGACCCGGTCGCGGTTCTCCTGCCGGTTCTGCGCAAGCAGGATCAGCGGCGCGGCGTAGGCGGCCTGGGTGGAGAACGCCAGGTTGAGCAGGATGAACGGGTAGGGGTCCCACCGCAAGCTCACCGCGAACAGGTTCAGCCCGATCCAGACGATGACCAGGATCGTCTGCCACGCGAGGTAGCGCCCGGTGCCCAGGAAGCGGGCGATCGATTCACTGAACCGGCCGACCGCCTCCGGATCGACGTTGAACGACAGCCGACGCGACGAGCGGGGGGTGTCGAGGCGTTGGCGCGCGGACGACTCGCTCACGTCGCCCCCTCTGCGCTGGCCGTCCGCTCGGACAGTTGTGGATCCTCGTAGCTTTCCCGCCAGTCGTCGGGCAGCAGATGGTCGAGCACGTCGTCGACGGTCACCGCGCCGAGCAGGTGGTTCTCCTCGTCGACCACGGGACCGCAGACCAGGTTATAGGCGGCGAAGTACCGCGTCACCCCTGCCAGCGACGTGTTCGGCGTGCAGCTGGGCAGGTCGGTGTCCACGATTCCGCTGACCAGGTTGGCGGGCGGTTCGCGCAGCAGCGCCTGCAGGTGCACGCAGCCCAGATAGCGACCGGTGGGGGTGGCGGTCGGGGGTCGGACCACGAACACCAGCGACGCCAGCGCCGGCGTCAGGTCGGGGTCCCGCACCCGGGCCAGTGCTTCGGCGACGGTGGTGTCGGGCGCGAGCACCACCGGGTCGGAGGTCATCAGACCGCCCGCGGTGTCGGGTGAGTGGCTCAGCAGGCGTCGCACCGGCTCGGAGTCCTCGGGGTCCATCCGCCGCAGCAGCACCTCGGCCTCGGTCGGATTCAGCACACCGAGAAGGTCAGCGGCGTCATCGGGGTCCATCGCCTCGAGGACGTCGGCCGCTCGTTCGGTGTCGAGCTGCAGCAGCAGAACGGTCTGGTCGTCCTCGGGCAACTCCTGGAGGATGTCGGCCACCCGCTCGTCGTCGAGCGCGTTGATCACCTCGGTGCGGCGCTTGGCGGGCAGATCGCGGATCGCGTCGGCCACCTCGATGGGGCGCTGGCCTTCGAACTGGTGCAGCAGCTGGGCCACGCCCTGGCCGGGCATCGACAGCGCCGACGGGGTCAGGCCCTGCACGTTGTGCCAGTCCACCACCTGGATCGTCGAACGACGGCCGAGCCGGCGGTGGCTGCGCACTGCGACCCGGGTGACCACCCAGTCCCGGACGCGGGACTGCTCGATACCCAGGTCGACGACGATCACGTCCACACCGGACATCTGCGGCAGCTCGGGGTCGTTGACCCGGACCCGGCTGTCGAGGACCTGGCCGAGCACCAGGACCTCACCGGGCCGCTGCGCGAAACGGCGCAACGACACATTGCCGGTGGTGAGGGTGACGGCGTTCGGCTCGATCGCGGTCACTCGCAGTATCGGCACGAAAATTCTTCGGCGAGTGAGCATTTCGACCACCAGGCCGAGGACGCGCGGTTGCTGGCGGACGATGCTCATGCTGATCACGACATCGCGAACGCGGCCGAGGGATTCTCCATCCGGACCGAGCACGGCCAGTCCCGCCAGCCGCGCCGCGTACACCCTGTTCACCGACGCCATAAGTCAAAGGGTAGGAGTGTAAGCGTGGAGAACGCCTATCGACCCCGTCGAACCTGCTTGTCGGTTCCGGGCAGCAGTCTCAAGATGATCGAGAAGGCCAAGGCATTGCCTGCCGACGAAGTGTTCCTCGACCTCGAGGACGCGGTCGCGCCAGATGCCAAGGCGCAGGCCCGCAAACAGGTCGGTGCGGCGTTGGCGAGCCCGGGCTGGGCAGGTCAGCTGCGGGGGTGCGGGTCAACGACTGGACCACGCCGTGGACGTACTCCGATGTGATCGACGTGGTGTCCGAGGTGGCCTCGGCCCGCGACGGGCATCTCGACGTCATCGTGCTGCCCAAGGTGACCGACGCCAGCCACGTCCATGCCCTCGACCTGTTGCTGACCCAGCTCGAGCTGACCCACGGCCTGCCGGTCGGGCGGATCGGTGTCGACGCCCAGATCGAAGATGCCAAGGGACTGGCCAACATCCATGCGATCGCCGCCGCGCCGCGGGTGCAGGCGTTGGTGCTCGGCCCGGCGGATCTGATGGCGAGTCTGAACATGCGCACCCTGGTGGTGGGTGAGCAGCCGGAGGGTTATGACGTCGGCGACGCGTATCACCACGTGTTGATGACGATCCTCGTCGCCGCCCGCGCACACGGCATCGCCGCGATCGACGGGCCGTATCTGAAGGTGCGCGACGTGGCGGCGTTCCGGCGAGTGGCGGGCCGCGCGGCAGCGCTGGGCTACGACGGCAAGTGGGTGCTCCACCCCGACCAGATCGCCGCGGGCAACGAGATTTTCTCACCCGCCCAAACCGAATACGACCGCGCCGAGCTGATTCTGGAGGCCTACGACTGGCACACGTCGACGGCGGGCGGGGCTCGCGGCGCGGTGATGCTCGGTGACGAGATGATCGACGAAGCCAGCCGCAAGATGGCGCTGGTGGTGGTCGGCAAGGGCCGGGCGGCCGGCATGCAACGTCAGGGTGAGCGGTTCACCCCGCCGAGCTAATAACTGCTGGGTGACGTAGCGGTACTGGCCGCGAGGATGACGACGAACGCGATGTAGAGCACGATCAGGGCGACGATCACCGCGCCGATGGCCACGCCGGCCACCGCGAGCCCGAAGCCGTCCTGCCCGGTGCGCTTGGTTTCCCGCATCGCGACGATCCCGAGAATGATGCCGGCGACCGAGGGCAGCCCGCACAGCAGCAGGCCGGCCAGCGACGTCACCAGCGCCGCGATGGCTTTTCCGTTGGTGCCCGGCGGTTTCGTCGGCCGGTACGGGTCGTAGGGATCGCCATAACCGGGGTAGCCGGGGTAGGCAGGCGGCGGGTACGGGTAGCCCGGGTATCCCGTCGGCGGGGGGTAAGGCGCCGGGTACACCGGCGGTGGCATCGCGGGGAAGTTCGCCGGATAGTCCAGCGGCGCGTACGGATCAGCCGGCGGCGGTGTGCCCTCCGGGTGTGGGGGATACGTCATCGGGTCAGCGCCAGGCGTAGATCGCCCAGATCATGCTGATGATCAGGGTTGCGACGCCCACCACGATCCCGGCGATGGCCAGGCCGTAGCCGCCCTGCCGGGTTCGCTTGATCTGGTTGAGCGCGAGGATGCCGCAGACGATCCCGACGATCGAGCCGATCCCGCACAGCAATCCGATGACCGACGCCACCAGCGACGAGATCGCCAAGGTGTTGGTGCCCGTTGGCGGGGCCGGGTAACCGTAGCCGCCTTGATACGGCGCCGCGCCGTACTGCGGCGGCGGAGGCGGGTAGCCGCCGGGTTGCGGAGGCGGATAGGCCGACGGTTGCTCGGCATAGCCGGGTGCCCCGTACGCCCCGGGGGACGGCGGCGGGTAGCCCGGCTGCGGGCCGTAACCCGGCGGCGGATAGCCGGGCGCGCTGTAGCCCGGCGGCGGCGGGTAGGCACCCGGCGCGTCGTAGCCGGGATAGGCCGGCGGGGTGGGCTCATAGCCCGACGGGGCACTCTCGTAGCCGGGTGACGCCGGGCTCTGTTCGATGGGCGGGGCTTCGTGCGTCCCCTCGGACGGGCCCTGTTCGCCCGCGTTCTGCGGCTTTTCGCCGGAGTCGCCGCCGGAAGCTGTCATGCTGTTCAACCTAGCGTATGTGCAGGTGGCGCGGGGCTGGCTTGCTGTTGGGGCACCAACGCCCGCGGTACCACGTTGATCAGGTTGATCAGGGATCTCACCCGCTTCGAGCGGGTGCGACACGACACGACAAACGCCGCGCACGACAGGAGAATGAGCAGTTATGACCAGCCCCTTCCCACAGGGTCAGAACCCGGGTGGCGCAGCCGCCGCGTCACGCCGCGGGCCGGTCGGCCTGCCCACCCCGCCCAAGGGGTGGCCGATCGGCTCGTATCCGACCTACGCCGAGGCCCAGAAGGCCGTCGATTACCTGTCCGACGAGCAGTTCCCGGTGGAGCAGGTGACCATCGTCGGCGTGGACCTGATGCAGGTCGAGCGTGTGACCGGCCGGCTGTCCTGGCCCAAAGTGCTGGGCGGTGGCGTGATCACCGGCGCCTGGCTGGGCATCTTCATCGGCCTGGTGCTGGGATTCTTCAGCCCCAACCCGTGGGCGTCATTGATCACCGGCGTCGTCGCCGGCGTCATATTCGGATTGATCACCTCGGCGGTCCCGTACGCGATGGCGCGTGGGACAAGGGATTTCAGCTCCACCATGCAACTGGTCGCGGGCCGCTACGACGTGTTGTGCGATCCGCAGAGCGCCGAGAAGGCGCGGGACATGCTGGCGCGCTTGAAGATCTGACGCGCTGATCACGGCGAATGCGGTCACGATCTGGCCGCATCCGGCGTGGGAGTGTTGCACATCACGGCAGGAGAGCTCTACGGTTTGGCCGCGGGGCACTGTCCTGCCGTGATGCAGCCTGCGCCGAGCGCGGACAGCTGCCGCACGTATCGCGAAGGCGGGTGAAGACAGGAGGCGGTTGGGAGATGGCTTGCCCAGGCGCACGCGCTCGGCGGGTTGGCGCGGCCGCGATCGCCGCACTGACATGCGCCTCGTTGGTCTCGTCGTGCAGCTCCGGCGACCAGGGTCTGGTGGTCAGCTTCTACACACCGGCCAGTGAGACGGCGACGTTCACCGCGGTTGCCAAGCGCTGCAACTCCGAACTCGGCGGCCGCTTTCGCATCGAACAGCGCAGCCTGCCCAAGGCTGCCGACGACCAGCGGCTGCAGTTGGCGCGCAGGCTGACCGGAAACGACCGCACGCTCGACGTGATGGCTCTCGACGTGGTGTGGACCGCGGAGTTCGCCGAGGCCGGCTGGGCGCTGCCACTGTCCGACGACCCGGCCGGACAGGCCGAGTCCGATGCGACCGACAACACCCTGCCCGGCCCACTGCAGACGGCCAAGTGGCAGGACAAGCTATACGCCGCACCGGTCACCACCAACACCCAATTGCTCTGGTATCGAGCCGATTTGGTGGCACCACCGCCGGACACCTGGGACGGTATGGTCGCGGAGGCCACCCGGTTGCACGCCGAGGGCAAGCCCAGCTGGATCGCGGTACAGGCCAAGCAATACGAGGGCCTGGTGGTCTGGTTCAACACCTTGCTGGAAAGCGCTGGCGGACAGGTGCTTTCCGATGACGGCAAGCGGGTCACGCTGACCGATACGCCCGAGCACCGGGCGGCGACGGTCAAGGCGCTACAGATCATCAAGGCCGTCGCCACCGCGCCGGGGGCCGACCCGTCGGTCACCCAGACCGACGAGGGTACGGCGCGACTGGCCCTCGAACAGGGCAAGGCGGCGCTGGAGGTCAACTGGCCCTTCGTATTCGCCTCCATGCTCGAGAATGCCGTCAAGGGCGGGGTGCCGTTCCTGCCACTCAACGACAAGCCCGAACTGAAGGGCAGCATCAATGACGCAGGCACCTTCTCCCCGAGCGACGACCAGTTCACCGTCGCCTTCGACGCGTCCAAGGAGGTGTTCGGGTTCGCCCCCTATCCGGGGGTGATCCCGGGCCAGCCCACTCGCGTCACCCTGGGCGGGCTGAACCTCGCGGTGGCCAAGACCACCCGGCATGCGGCCGAGGCGTTCGAAGCGGTGCGCTGCATTCGCAACTTGGAGAACCAGAAGTACACGTCGATCGAGGGTGGTCTGCCCGCGGTGCGCGCCTCGCTGTATTCCGATCCCGCGTTCCAGCAGAAGTATCCGCAGTACGCGATCATCCGCGATCAGCTGACCACCGCGGCGGTGCGTCCGGCGACACCGAACTATCAGGCGGTGTCGACCCGAATTTCGGCGACGCTGGCTCCCATCACCGCGATCGACCCGGACAAGACCGCCGACGAGCTCGCCGAGCAGGTGCAGAAGGCGATCGACGGAAAGGGGTTGATCCCGTGACCGCCCCAGGGCGATTACCGAGCGAGACCGCCGCGCGGTCTGATCCGCGTCGGACCGAGTCGCGTCCGCCACCCCCGCCCGCGCGTCGGCGAGTACTGCGATCCGCAGCGACGATCGCCGGTCCCAGCGCAAGCTCGCCTACCTGCTGATCACCCCGGCCGTCGTTCTCATGCTGGCGGTGACCGCCTATCCGATCGTGTACGCGCTCTGGCTGAGCATGCAGCGCTACAACCTGGCCAGCCCGGCCGACACGAAGTTCATCTGGTTCGAGAACTACCAGACCATCTTGAGCGACAACTACTGGTGGACGGCGTTCGTCATCACGCTGGTCATCACGGTGATCTCGGTGGCCATCGAATTCGTGCTCGGCATGGCGCTCGCACTGGTCATGCACCGCACCATCTTCGGCAAAGGGCTGGTGCGCACCGCGATCCTCATTCCGTACGGCATCGTCACAGTTGCGGCCTCCTACAGCTGGTACTACGCGTGGACGCCGGGCACCGGCTATCTCGCCAACCTGCTTCCGGACGGCAGTGCGCCACTGACCCAACAGATTCCGTCGCTGGCGATCATCATCCTGGCCGAGGTGTGGAAGACCACCCCGTTCATGGCGCTGCTGCTGCTGGCCGGGCTGGCGCTGGTGCCCGAGGATCTGCTCAAGGCCGCCGAGGTCGACGGGGCAGGTCCGTGGACCCGGCTGGTCAAGGTGACATTGCCGTTGATCAAACCGGCGATCCTGGTGGCCCTGGTGTTCCGCACGCTTGACGCGTTCCGCATCTTCGACAACATCTACGTGCTGACCGGTGGCGCCAATGACACCGCCTCGGTGTCGATCCTCGGTTACGACAACTTGTTCAAGGCATTCAACATCGGCCTCGGCTCGGCGATCAGCGTGCTGGTGTTCCTGTCGGTGGCCGTCATCGCGTTCGTCTACATCAAGCTGTTCGGCGCGTCCGCGCCGGGCACCGACAACGAGGTGCGCTGATGGCTGAGCGGGTCGGCACCCGGCGGGCGGTGAGCTGGATCGTGATCGACGCGATCGTGGTGATCTACGCACTCTTTCCGGTGTTGTGGATTCTGAGCCTGTCGCTCAAGCCCACGTCGACGGTCAAGGACGGCAAGCTCATTCCGTCGGAAATCACCTTCGACAACTACAAGGGCATCTTCAGCGGCGACGCGTTCAGTTCCGCGTTGATCAATTCGATCGGCATCGGACTGATCACCACGGTGATCGCTGTGGTGATCGGGGGCATGGCGGCCTACGCGGTGGCCCGGCTGGAGTTCACCGGTAAGAAGGCGCTGATCGGCGCCGCGCTGCTGATCGCGATGTTCCCCCAGATCTCCTTGGTGACACCGCTGTTCAACATCGAGCGCCGGCTCGGTCTGTTCGACACGTGGCCCGGATTGATCATTCCGTACATCACGTTCGCGCTGCCGCTGGCGATCTACACGTTGTCGGCGTTCTTCCGGGAGATTCCCTGGGATCTGGAGAAGGCCGCCAAGATGGACGGCGCGACACCGGCTCAGGCGTTTCGGCGGGTGATCGCGCCGCTGGCCGCACCGGGCATCGTGACGGCGGCCATCCTGGTGTTCATCTTCGCGTGGAACGACCTGCTGCTGGCGCTGTCGCTGACCGCCACCAACGCCGCGATCACCGCGCCGGTGGCCATCGCGAACTTCACCGGCAGTTCGCAATTCGAGGAGCCGACCGGGTCGATCGCCGCAGGCGCGATGGTGATCACGGTTCCGATCATCGTGTTCGTTCTGATCTTCCAACGAAGGATCGTCGCCGGGCTGACCTCCGGCGCGGTGAAGGGGTAGCGAGGTTTTCGATGGCCGAGATAGTCCTGGACCATGTCAGCAAGAATTATCCGGACGGCGCAGTCGCCGTGAAGGACCTGAGCCTGACGATCGCCGACGGCGAGTTCGTCATCCTGGTCGGGCCGTCCGGCTGCGGTAAGTCCACCACCCTCAACATGATCGCCGGCCTGGAGGACATCAGCGCCGGAGAACTGCGGATCGGCGGTGACCGGGTCAACGAGAAGGCACCCCGCGAACGTGACATCGCGATGGTCTTCCAGTCCTACGCGCTCTACCCGCACATGACCGTCCGGCAGAACATCGCGTTCCCGTTGACGCTGGCCAAGTTGAACAAGGCCGACATCGCCAAGAAGGTCGAAGAGACA
This is a stretch of genomic DNA from Mycobacterium sp. ELW1. It encodes these proteins:
- a CDS encoding Mrp/NBP35 family ATP-binding protein, with the protein product MSEKSELQTQVRIALGKVIDPELRKPITELNMVKSISVADDGAVHVEIYLTTSACPKKTEITERVTQAVADVPGTAAVTVALDVMNDEQRTELRKQLRGDAPEPVIPFAQPGSLTRVYAVASGKGGVGKSSVTVNLAAALASRGLSVGVLDADIYGHSVPRMMGTDDRPTQVESMILPPVAHDVKVISIAQFTQGNAPVVWRGPMLHRALQQFLADVYWGDLDVLLLDLPPGTGDVAISVAQLVPGAEILVVTTPQLAAAEVAERAGAIALQTRQRIVGVVENMSGLLMPDGTTMQIFGEGGGRQVAESLTRSVGADVPLLGQVPLDPALVAAGDSGVPLVLSAPDSAAGKELRGIADKLAARRRGLAGMSLGLDTTRHL
- a CDS encoding lytic murein transglycosylase, with translation MVRKPAFGIAVLTPVVLAGAVSAAPDLPHAPVVGKEVMPLAAVSPQVDTSGVTVVALTKQPTNFHFAAATPSAPPPAMVVSSIGSLRIPSVPLAAYRNAEQKMSVAAPGCGLSWNLLAGIGRIESMHANGGATDARGTAINPIYGPTLDGTLSGNEVIVQTVQAGRPVYARAMGPMQFLPGTWSRYAADGDGDGKADPQNVYDAALAAARYLCSGGLNLRNQSQVLTAILRYNNSMAYAQNVLGWAAAYATGVEPINLPPIVGPAPALGDAHLENPEGLGPGLPLNAIGLPPTDPLAQLSINNTETAGSLALGPLPGPVSELPSQPCQVICLGSQAPPPVAVQPQAMPEAPPPPWQPPWLLPPPPPAPEPVAEVPVAPLPAVHGALPGPAS
- a CDS encoding DUF1003 domain-containing protein translates to MSESSARQRLDTPRSSRRLSFNVDPEAVGRFSESIARFLGTGRYLAWQTILVIVWIGLNLFAVSLRWDPYPFILLNLAFSTQAAYAAPLILLAQNRQENRDRVSLEEDRRRAEQTKADTEFLARELASLRLAVGEVATRDYLRRELEEIRDLLESLQSENGGKAKKDKAKKARSAVEPVDDEVS
- a CDS encoding CBS domain-containing protein, whose amino-acid sequence is MASVNRVYAARLAGLAVLGPDGESLGRVRDVVISMSIVRQQPRVLGLVVEMLTRRRIFVPILRVTAIEPNAVTLTTGNVSLRRFAQRPGEVLVLGQVLDSRVRVNDPELPQMSGVDVIVVDLGIEQSRVRDWVVTRVAVRSHRRLGRRSTIQVVDWHNVQGLTPSALSMPGQGVAQLLHQFEGQRPIEVADAIRDLPAKRRTEVINALDDERVADILQELPEDDQTVLLLQLDTERAADVLEAMDPDDAADLLGVLNPTEAEVLLRRMDPEDSEPVRRLLSHSPDTAGGLMTSDPVVLAPDTTVAEALARVRDPDLTPALASLVFVVRPPTATPTGRYLGCVHLQALLREPPANLVSGIVDTDLPSCTPNTSLAGVTRYFAAYNLVCGPVVDEENHLLGAVTVDDVLDHLLPDDWRESYEDPQLSERTASAEGAT
- a CDS encoding DUF4190 domain-containing protein: MTYPPHPEGTPPPADPYAPLDYPANFPAMPPPVYPAPYPPPTGYPGYPYPPPAYPGYPGYGDPYDPYRPTKPPGTNGKAIAALVTSLAGLLLCGLPSVAGIILGIVAMRETKRTGQDGFGLAVAGVAIGAVIVALIVLYIAFVVILAASTATSPSSY
- a CDS encoding DUF4190 domain-containing protein, with amino-acid sequence MTASGGDSGEKPQNAGEQGPSEGTHEAPPIEQSPASPGYESAPSGYEPTPPAYPGYDAPGAYPPPPGYSAPGYPPPGYGPQPGYPPPSPGAYGAPGYAEQPSAYPPPQPGGYPPPPPQYGAAPYQGGYGYPAPPTGTNTLAISSLVASVIGLLCGIGSIVGIVCGILALNQIKRTRQGGYGLAIAGIVVGVATLIISMIWAIYAWR
- a CDS encoding general stress protein, encoding MTSPFPQGQNPGGAAAASRRGPVGLPTPPKGWPIGSYPTYAEAQKAVDYLSDEQFPVEQVTIVGVDLMQVERVTGRLSWPKVLGGGVITGAWLGIFIGLVLGFFSPNPWASLITGVVAGVIFGLITSAVPYAMARGTRDFSSTMQLVAGRYDVLCDPQSAEKARDMLARLKI
- a CDS encoding ABC transporter substrate-binding protein, with translation MACPGARARRVGAAAIAALTCASLVSSCSSGDQGLVVSFYTPASETATFTAVAKRCNSELGGRFRIEQRSLPKAADDQRLQLARRLTGNDRTLDVMALDVVWTAEFAEAGWALPLSDDPAGQAESDATDNTLPGPLQTAKWQDKLYAAPVTTNTQLLWYRADLVAPPPDTWDGMVAEATRLHAEGKPSWIAVQAKQYEGLVVWFNTLLESAGGQVLSDDGKRVTLTDTPEHRAATVKALQIIKAVATAPGADPSVTQTDEGTARLALEQGKAALEVNWPFVFASMLENAVKGGVPFLPLNDKPELKGSINDAGTFSPSDDQFTVAFDASKEVFGFAPYPGVIPGQPTRVTLGGLNLAVAKTTRHAAEAFEAVRCIRNLENQKYTSIEGGLPAVRASLYSDPAFQQKYPQYAIIRDQLTTAAVRPATPNYQAVSTRISATLAPITAIDPDKTADELAEQVQKAIDGKGLIP
- a CDS encoding sugar ABC transporter permease; this translates as MRSDDRRSQRKLAYLLITPAVVLMLAVTAYPIVYALWLSMQRYNLASPADTKFIWFENYQTILSDNYWWTAFVITLVITVISVAIEFVLGMALALVMHRTIFGKGLVRTAILIPYGIVTVAASYSWYYAWTPGTGYLANLLPDGSAPLTQQIPSLAIIILAEVWKTTPFMALLLLAGLALVPEDLLKAAEVDGAGPWTRLVKVTLPLIKPAILVALVFRTLDAFRIFDNIYVLTGGANDTASVSILGYDNLFKAFNIGLGSAISVLVFLSVAVIAFVYIKLFGASAPGTDNEVR
- a CDS encoding carbohydrate ABC transporter permease, yielding MAERVGTRRAVSWIVIDAIVVIYALFPVLWILSLSLKPTSTVKDGKLIPSEITFDNYKGIFSGDAFSSALINSIGIGLITTVIAVVIGGMAAYAVARLEFTGKKALIGAALLIAMFPQISLVTPLFNIERRLGLFDTWPGLIIPYITFALPLAIYTLSAFFREIPWDLEKAAKMDGATPAQAFRRVIAPLAAPGIVTAAILVFIFAWNDLLLALSLTATNAAITAPVAIANFTGSSQFEEPTGSIAAGAMVITVPIIVFVLIFQRRIVAGLTSGAVKG